A portion of the Ricinus communis isolate WT05 ecotype wild-type chromosome 10, ASM1957865v1, whole genome shotgun sequence genome contains these proteins:
- the LOC8269290 gene encoding FAD synthetase 2, chloroplastic isoform X3 produces MMIMSFLLKDSPPLQLKSMRLEFKLLTNKYISAFQGGIVALGKFDALHIGHRELAIQASKVGTPYLLSFVGMAEVFGWEPRAPIVAKCDRNRVLASWAQYCDNITPLEFQIQFSSVRHLNPQQFVEKLSKELRVCGVVAGENYRFGYKAAGDASDLVRLCEEYGLGAYIINSVMDNKKDPINSNSRDSKDRGQVSSTRVRQALALGDMKYVSKLLGRRHRLMLMLKDQRGLTSSSSSRWRISAPKSCLLNLPPKDGFYKNCFLLFGNENRMTCSAIIDSMYIHLEMDELGLSIYNGSQDFQLLGVEFGD; encoded by the exons ATGATGATCATGAGCTTCCTCCTGAAGGATTCTCCCCCGTTGCag TTAAAATCCATGCGTTTGGAGTTTAAGCttctaacaaataaatatatatctgcATTCCAAG GAGGAATTGTAGCACTTGGAAAGTTTGATGCTCTTCACATAGGTCATCGAGAACTTGCAATTCAAGCATCAAAAGTTGGAACTCCATATCTTCTATCTTTTGTGGGAATGGCAGAGGTATTTGGATGGGAGCCTAG GGCTCCAATAGTTGCCAAATGCGATCGGAATAGGGTTCTTGCCTCTTGGGCCCAATACTGTGATAATATAACCCCATTAGAGTTTCAAATTCAGTTTTCAAGTGTTCGACATCTTAACCCACAGCAATTTGTTGAGAAGTTATCCAAGGAGCTTAGAGTATGTGGAGTGGTGGCAG GAGAAAACTATCGGTTTGGATATAAAGCTGCCGGTGATGCATCTGACCTGGTGAGGCTATGTGAGGAATATGGTTTAGGGGCTTACATTATAAATTCTGTCATGGACAATAAGAAAGATCCCATAAACAGCAATTCGAGAGATTCAAAGGATAGAGGACAAGTTTCATCTACTCGTGTTCGCCAGGCTTTAGCTTTAGGTGATATGAAATACGTGTCAAAACTTCTAGGTCGGAGACATCGTCTTATGCTGATGCTAAAAGACCAGAGAGGACTTACTAGTAGTAGTAGCAGTCGATGGAGGATCTCAGCTCCAAAGTCTTGTTTACTGAATCTACCACCAAAGGATGGTTTCTACAAGaactgttttcttttatttggcAATGAGAACCGAATGACATGTAGTGCAATTATTGATTCAATGTACATCCATTTAGAAATGGACGAGTTAGGCCTTAGCATTTACAATGGATCTCAAGACTTTCAGCTCTTGGGTGTTGAATTTGGTGATTGA
- the LOC8269290 gene encoding FAD synthetase 2, chloroplastic isoform X2, producing the protein MTFLCAKANKMMIMSFLLKDSPPLQLKSMRLEFKLLTNKYISAFQGGIVALGKFDALHIGHRELAIQASKVGTPYLLSFVGMAEVFGWEPRAPIVAKCDRNRVLASWAQYCDNITPLEFQIQFSSVRHLNPQQFVEKLSKELRVCGVVAGENYRFGYKAAGDASDLVRLCEEYGLGAYIINSVMDNKKDPINSNSRDSKDRGQVSSTRVRQALALGDMKYVSKLLGRRHRLMLMLKDQRGLTSSSSSRWRISAPKSCLLNLPPKDGFYKNCFLLFGNENRMTCSAIIDSMYIHLEMDELGLSIYNGSQDFQLLGVEFGD; encoded by the exons ATGACTTTTCTTTGTGCAAAAGCCAACAAGATGATGATCATGAGCTTCCTCCTGAAGGATTCTCCCCCGTTGCag TTAAAATCCATGCGTTTGGAGTTTAAGCttctaacaaataaatatatatctgcATTCCAAG GAGGAATTGTAGCACTTGGAAAGTTTGATGCTCTTCACATAGGTCATCGAGAACTTGCAATTCAAGCATCAAAAGTTGGAACTCCATATCTTCTATCTTTTGTGGGAATGGCAGAGGTATTTGGATGGGAGCCTAG GGCTCCAATAGTTGCCAAATGCGATCGGAATAGGGTTCTTGCCTCTTGGGCCCAATACTGTGATAATATAACCCCATTAGAGTTTCAAATTCAGTTTTCAAGTGTTCGACATCTTAACCCACAGCAATTTGTTGAGAAGTTATCCAAGGAGCTTAGAGTATGTGGAGTGGTGGCAG GAGAAAACTATCGGTTTGGATATAAAGCTGCCGGTGATGCATCTGACCTGGTGAGGCTATGTGAGGAATATGGTTTAGGGGCTTACATTATAAATTCTGTCATGGACAATAAGAAAGATCCCATAAACAGCAATTCGAGAGATTCAAAGGATAGAGGACAAGTTTCATCTACTCGTGTTCGCCAGGCTTTAGCTTTAGGTGATATGAAATACGTGTCAAAACTTCTAGGTCGGAGACATCGTCTTATGCTGATGCTAAAAGACCAGAGAGGACTTACTAGTAGTAGTAGCAGTCGATGGAGGATCTCAGCTCCAAAGTCTTGTTTACTGAATCTACCACCAAAGGATGGTTTCTACAAGaactgttttcttttatttggcAATGAGAACCGAATGACATGTAGTGCAATTATTGATTCAATGTACATCCATTTAGAAATGGACGAGTTAGGCCTTAGCATTTACAATGGATCTCAAGACTTTCAGCTCTTGGGTGTTGAATTTGGTGATTGA
- the LOC8269290 gene encoding FAD synthetase 2, chloroplastic isoform X1, protein MLGGGSRISHHLRECNHLLLHHRQLGLKLGFCNSHMSSFVLRPSSVPIIGDHYKSCNKLQQRMVSSYSLQSKSSGEIPIISYCSSQQDDDHELPPEGFSPVAGGIVALGKFDALHIGHRELAIQASKVGTPYLLSFVGMAEVFGWEPRAPIVAKCDRNRVLASWAQYCDNITPLEFQIQFSSVRHLNPQQFVEKLSKELRVCGVVAGENYRFGYKAAGDASDLVRLCEEYGLGAYIINSVMDNKKDPINSNSRDSKDRGQVSSTRVRQALALGDMKYVSKLLGRRHRLMLMLKDQRGLTSSSSSRWRISAPKSCLLNLPPKDGFYKNCFLLFGNENRMTCSAIIDSMYIHLEMDELGLSIYNGSQDFQLLGVEFGD, encoded by the exons ATGCTGGGTGGTGGCTCTCGTATTTCCCACCACTTACGGGAGTGTAACCACCTCCTCCTCCACCACCGCCAGCTGGGTTTAAAGTTAGGGTTTTGCAACAGTCATATGTCTTCTTTCGTATTGAGGCCTTCCTCTGTACCAATAATTGGTGACCATTATAAAAGTTGTAATAAATTGCAGCAGAGAATGGTGTCTTCTTATAGCCTCCAGTCCAAATCTTCTGGAGAAATTCCCATTATATCTTATTGTTCCAG CCAACAAGATGATGATCATGAGCTTCCTCCTGAAGGATTCTCCCCCGTTGCag GAGGAATTGTAGCACTTGGAAAGTTTGATGCTCTTCACATAGGTCATCGAGAACTTGCAATTCAAGCATCAAAAGTTGGAACTCCATATCTTCTATCTTTTGTGGGAATGGCAGAGGTATTTGGATGGGAGCCTAG GGCTCCAATAGTTGCCAAATGCGATCGGAATAGGGTTCTTGCCTCTTGGGCCCAATACTGTGATAATATAACCCCATTAGAGTTTCAAATTCAGTTTTCAAGTGTTCGACATCTTAACCCACAGCAATTTGTTGAGAAGTTATCCAAGGAGCTTAGAGTATGTGGAGTGGTGGCAG GAGAAAACTATCGGTTTGGATATAAAGCTGCCGGTGATGCATCTGACCTGGTGAGGCTATGTGAGGAATATGGTTTAGGGGCTTACATTATAAATTCTGTCATGGACAATAAGAAAGATCCCATAAACAGCAATTCGAGAGATTCAAAGGATAGAGGACAAGTTTCATCTACTCGTGTTCGCCAGGCTTTAGCTTTAGGTGATATGAAATACGTGTCAAAACTTCTAGGTCGGAGACATCGTCTTATGCTGATGCTAAAAGACCAGAGAGGACTTACTAGTAGTAGTAGCAGTCGATGGAGGATCTCAGCTCCAAAGTCTTGTTTACTGAATCTACCACCAAAGGATGGTTTCTACAAGaactgttttcttttatttggcAATGAGAACCGAATGACATGTAGTGCAATTATTGATTCAATGTACATCCATTTAGAAATGGACGAGTTAGGCCTTAGCATTTACAATGGATCTCAAGACTTTCAGCTCTTGGGTGTTGAATTTGGTGATTGA
- the LOC125371395 gene encoding uncharacterized protein LOC125371395, producing MSPYRLVYDKACHLPIELEYKAYWTIKELNMDLTKASEERLLHLNELEEMRSEAYENAKLYKERTKKQHDKSLLRKSFAPGMKVLLFNSRFKLFSRKLKSRWNGSFEVITIFNHGMVELRNIKTQEQFKVNGHRLKPYYEEMTYGQ from the coding sequence ATGAGTCCTTATAGATTAGTATACGACAAAGCTTGCCATTTACCGATCGAATTGGAATATAAAGCATATTGGACTATTAAGGAGCTTAATATGGATTTAACTAAAGCAAGTGAAGAGCGTCTATTGCATCTAAATGAGCTAGAAGAAATGCGTAGTGAGGCATATGAGAATGCCAAGCTATACAAAGAAAGGACCAAGAAGCAACATGATAAGAGTTTACTGCGTAAATCTTTTGCCCCTGGAAtgaaagtattattatttaactcacGCTTTAAACTTTTTTCAAGAAAGCTTAAATCCAGATGGAACGGATCCTTCGAAGTAATAACGATTTTCAATCATGGTATGGTGGAATTACGTAACATTAAGACCCAAGAAcaattcaaagttaatggcCATCGCTTAAAGCCATATTATGAAGAAATGACCTATGGACAATGA